One genomic region from Streptomyces venezuelae encodes:
- a CDS encoding DUF4291 domain-containing protein encodes MEEPKYRIRALHTADTVTVYQAYRPEIGLPAARDGRFPATWKRDRMTWIKPSFLWMMYRCGWGTKEGQETVLAVEITREGFEWALRNACLSHYVRGFHPDQGSWQRQLKQAPARVQWDPERDPHLRPLPYRSLQLGLSGEASRRYADEWTVSVTDVTPLAHDVHALVRAGDLTAAGRLLPREEPYPTPEGLLDHLLVQEPATETEKLKSPVPSVP; translated from the coding sequence ATGGAAGAACCGAAATACCGGATCCGGGCGCTCCACACCGCGGACACCGTCACCGTCTACCAGGCCTACCGGCCGGAGATCGGCCTCCCGGCCGCCCGCGACGGTCGATTCCCGGCCACCTGGAAGCGTGACCGGATGACGTGGATCAAGCCGTCGTTCCTCTGGATGATGTACCGCTGCGGCTGGGGCACGAAGGAGGGCCAGGAGACGGTCCTCGCCGTGGAGATCACCCGCGAGGGCTTCGAGTGGGCCCTGCGGAACGCCTGCCTCTCGCACTACGTACGCGGCTTCCACCCCGACCAGGGCTCCTGGCAGCGGCAGTTGAAGCAGGCCCCGGCCCGCGTCCAGTGGGACCCGGAGCGCGACCCGCACCTGCGGCCGCTCCCGTACCGCTCGCTCCAGCTCGGCCTGTCGGGCGAGGCCTCCCGCCGGTACGCGGACGAATGGACGGTCTCCGTCACCGACGTGACCCCGCTCGCCCACGACGTCCACGCGCTGGTCCGCGCGGGCGACCTGACCGCCGCCGGCCGGCTGCTGCCCCGGGAGGAGCCGTATCCGACGCCCGAGGGGCTGCTGGACCACCTCCTGGTTCAGGAACCCGCCACCGAGACCGAGAAGTTGAAGTCGCCGGTGCCGAGCGTCCCGTAG
- the rarD gene encoding EamA family transporter RarD, which produces MWGLVPLFWPLLKPAGAVEILAHRMVWSLVFVGIALLALRRWGWIPELVRSPRKLALITVAAAVISVNWGLYIWSVNTGRVVEASLGYFINPLVTIALGVLVLKERLRPAQWAAVGVGFAAVLVLAIGYGQPPWISLTLASSFAVYGLVKKKLNLGGLESLAAETAVQFLPALGYLVWLGTQGTLAFGSGGAGHAALLVSTGIVTAVPLVCFGAAAIRVPLSTLGLLQYLAPTFQFLLGVLYFHEAMPPERWAGFSLVWLALTLLTWDALRTARRSRAAMAAAAAEAVASVEAASAEKVHQGR; this is translated from the coding sequence ATGTGGGGACTGGTCCCGCTCTTCTGGCCGCTCCTCAAGCCCGCCGGGGCCGTCGAGATCCTCGCCCACCGGATGGTCTGGTCGCTCGTCTTCGTCGGCATCGCGCTGCTCGCGCTCCGCCGCTGGGGCTGGATACCGGAGCTCGTGCGCAGCCCGCGCAAGCTCGCGCTGATCACCGTCGCCGCCGCCGTCATCAGCGTGAACTGGGGCCTCTACATCTGGTCGGTCAACACCGGCCGGGTCGTCGAGGCCTCCCTCGGCTACTTCATCAACCCGCTCGTCACCATCGCGCTCGGCGTCCTCGTCCTCAAGGAGCGGCTGCGCCCGGCGCAGTGGGCGGCGGTCGGCGTCGGCTTCGCGGCCGTCCTGGTCCTCGCGATCGGGTACGGGCAGCCGCCGTGGATCTCGCTCACCCTCGCCTCCTCCTTCGCGGTCTACGGACTCGTGAAGAAGAAGCTCAACCTCGGCGGACTGGAGTCGCTCGCCGCCGAGACCGCCGTCCAGTTCCTGCCGGCCCTCGGCTACCTGGTCTGGCTCGGCACCCAGGGCACGCTGGCCTTCGGCTCCGGGGGCGCCGGGCACGCGGCCCTGCTCGTCTCCACCGGCATCGTCACGGCGGTGCCGCTGGTCTGCTTCGGGGCGGCCGCCATCCGCGTACCGCTGTCGACGCTCGGACTGCTCCAGTACCTGGCGCCGACCTTCCAGTTCCTCCTCGGGGTCCTGTACTTCCACGAGGCGATGCCGCCGGAGCGGTGGGCGGGCTTCTCGCTCGTCTGGCTCGCCCTGACGCTCCTCACCTGGGACGCACTGCGCACGGCCCGCCGCAGCCGGGCCGCGATGGCCGCCGCGGCGGCGGAGGCGGTGGCCTCGGTCGAGGCCGCCTCGGCCGAGAAGGTCCACCAGGGGCGCTGA
- a CDS encoding protein kinase domain-containing protein — MSPTPPEPEQRPEQQPERQPRPDPRQPAPRPEQESRPDPRQPAPRPEPQQPPAGAAPVPPADASPAPPAETPPAPPAGAAPPPEAPAAPPGPPRPARPEPGALQPLLPSDPSTIAGYRLLGRLGAGGMGVVYLGRTGNGELAAVKVTHADQADQPDFRARFRREVEAARRVSSPWAVPVTGADPDAPEPWMATAFVPGPSLGEAVAAHGPLPERSVRLLGWSVARALAAVHAAGLVHRDVKPGNVLLAVDGPRLIDFGIARATGETALTATDMVVGTPGFLAPEQAEARTDAIGPPADVFALGCLLAYAATGRPPFGTGAVDALMYRTVHDEPDLTGVPDGLLGLVRACLAKDPAARPTAAETGVRLTEDTPGDGADWLPAPVVRTIAERSARMLALPEIDATTAPTAPEGPAKPGRRGFLLLASGVAALAVGGGVAAWAGFADDGDDGKNGTKPVPPRTTWKIGVLADLSGPAKEIGLAQERGARLAVERFNARKDKPFTLELKVADDRGDRATALETARRLTTDPGVLAVLGPTSDGVAQTVLPAFEEAGLPLITVSAGYNLLTVRDKESAPNATVLRAIPHHPFAGMHLAYAVTLLSGIRRPGVLQERTDDQYSWLLVRGVQFAFGQAGLTPHFRVVPASARDYRSILGEMIDAGMDAYVHCGVRQTAVLAAKALNELRFTGPRFAGQHAFGQAFLKEAGADAEGWFLGAPVLDAVSRKEAAGFVAAYKKRFGAAPAYYTGESYDVVTMTVAELARRAKAGKPARKGLWAALRKQKYTGVMGGYTFDENGDLTNGGTFVHAVQNGAYKVIGPAPVAPANKAKQKA, encoded by the coding sequence ATGAGCCCCACGCCTCCCGAGCCCGAGCAGCGGCCGGAGCAGCAGCCGGAGCGGCAGCCCCGGCCCGATCCCCGGCAGCCCGCGCCCCGGCCCGAGCAGGAGTCCCGGCCCGATCCCCGGCAGCCCGCGCCCCGGCCCGAGCCGCAGCAGCCCCCGGCCGGAGCCGCACCCGTACCCCCGGCCGACGCCTCGCCCGCGCCCCCGGCCGAAACGCCGCCCGCGCCCCCGGCCGGAGCCGCACCTCCGCCCGAAGCCCCGGCGGCGCCGCCCGGGCCCCCGCGCCCGGCCCGCCCCGAGCCCGGCGCTCTCCAGCCGCTGCTCCCCTCCGACCCGTCGACGATCGCCGGCTACCGGCTCCTCGGGCGGCTCGGAGCCGGCGGCATGGGCGTCGTCTATCTGGGCCGTACGGGCAACGGCGAGCTCGCCGCCGTCAAGGTCACCCACGCCGACCAGGCCGACCAGCCCGACTTCCGCGCCCGCTTCCGCCGCGAGGTCGAGGCCGCCCGCCGGGTCTCCAGCCCCTGGGCCGTCCCCGTCACCGGCGCCGACCCGGACGCCCCCGAGCCGTGGATGGCGACCGCCTTCGTCCCCGGTCCCTCGCTCGGCGAGGCCGTCGCCGCGCACGGCCCGCTGCCGGAGCGGAGCGTCCGCCTCCTCGGCTGGTCCGTCGCCCGCGCCCTCGCCGCCGTGCACGCGGCGGGACTCGTCCACCGCGACGTGAAGCCCGGGAACGTCCTCCTCGCCGTCGACGGCCCCCGGCTCATCGACTTCGGCATCGCCCGCGCCACCGGAGAGACCGCCCTCACCGCCACCGACATGGTCGTCGGCACCCCCGGCTTCCTCGCCCCCGAGCAGGCCGAGGCCCGCACCGACGCCATCGGCCCGCCCGCCGACGTCTTCGCCCTCGGCTGCCTCCTCGCGTACGCGGCGACCGGCCGCCCGCCCTTCGGCACCGGCGCCGTCGACGCCCTCATGTACCGGACCGTCCACGACGAACCCGACCTCACCGGCGTACCCGACGGGCTGCTCGGCCTCGTCCGGGCCTGCCTCGCCAAGGACCCCGCCGCCCGGCCCACCGCCGCCGAGACCGGCGTCCGGCTCACCGAGGACACCCCCGGCGACGGCGCCGACTGGCTGCCCGCCCCGGTCGTCAGGACCATCGCCGAACGCTCGGCCCGGATGCTCGCCCTGCCCGAGATCGACGCCACGACGGCCCCCACCGCACCGGAGGGACCGGCGAAGCCCGGCCGGCGGGGATTCCTGCTGCTCGCCTCCGGCGTCGCCGCGCTCGCCGTGGGCGGCGGCGTCGCCGCCTGGGCGGGGTTCGCGGACGACGGCGACGACGGGAAGAACGGCACGAAGCCCGTCCCGCCCCGCACCACCTGGAAGATCGGCGTCCTCGCCGACCTCTCGGGACCCGCCAAGGAGATCGGGCTCGCCCAGGAGCGCGGCGCGCGCCTCGCCGTCGAGCGGTTCAACGCCCGCAAGGACAAGCCCTTCACGCTCGAACTCAAGGTCGCCGACGACCGCGGGGACCGCGCCACCGCCCTCGAAACGGCCCGGAGGCTCACCACCGACCCCGGTGTCCTCGCCGTCCTCGGCCCCACCTCCGACGGCGTCGCGCAGACCGTCCTCCCCGCCTTCGAGGAAGCCGGCCTCCCGCTGATCACGGTCTCCGCCGGGTACAACCTCCTCACCGTCCGGGACAAGGAGAGCGCACCCAACGCCACGGTGCTCCGTGCGATCCCGCACCATCCCTTCGCGGGCATGCACCTCGCCTACGCCGTCACCCTCCTGTCGGGGATCCGCAGACCGGGCGTCCTCCAGGAGCGCACCGACGACCAGTACAGCTGGCTGCTCGTCCGGGGCGTCCAGTTCGCCTTCGGCCAGGCCGGCCTGACACCCCACTTCCGGGTGGTCCCGGCGAGCGCGCGGGACTACCGCTCGATCCTCGGCGAGATGATCGACGCGGGCATGGACGCGTACGTCCACTGCGGAGTCCGGCAGACCGCCGTCCTCGCCGCCAAGGCCCTCAACGAACTCCGTTTCACCGGGCCCCGGTTCGCCGGCCAGCACGCCTTCGGGCAGGCCTTCCTGAAGGAGGCCGGTGCCGACGCCGAGGGCTGGTTCCTCGGCGCCCCCGTGCTGGACGCCGTCTCCCGGAAGGAGGCCGCCGGCTTCGTCGCCGCCTACAAGAAGCGGTTCGGGGCGGCCCCCGCTTACTACACGGGAGAGTCGTACGACGTCGTCACGATGACCGTGGCGGAGCTCGCGCGGAGAGCGAAGGCCGGGAAACCCGCCCGCAAGGGGCTCTGGGCGGCGCTGCGCAAGCAGAAGTACACGGGTGTCATGGGCGGTTACACCTTCGACGAGAACGGCGACCTCACCAACGGCGGCACCTTCGTGCACGCCGTGCAGAACGGCGCCTACAAGGTGATCGGTCCCGCTCCCGTCGCCCCCGCGAACAAGGCGAAGCAGAAGGCCTGA
- a CDS encoding NmrA family NAD(P)-binding protein — MSIVVTGATGQLGRLVIDALLAAVPAAPVAAVVRNKEKAADLAERGVELRIADYDRPETLAEAFEAGDRVLLVSGSEVGRRVPQHAAVLGAAKAAGVAQLAYTSILGGPEADFDLAAEHQETERLILASGLPYTFLRNGWYSENYTANLAPVLAHGAVVANAGEGRIASATRADFAAAAAAVLTGPAEEHLNRAYELSGDTAWSLAEYAAEVAARSGREVTYSNVPAETHLAILTGAGVPEPFAAILVDVDRAVERGALALRTGDLARLIGRPTTPIAVTIKEALNAS; from the coding sequence ATGAGCATCGTCGTCACCGGAGCCACCGGACAGCTCGGCCGTCTCGTCATCGACGCCCTCCTCGCCGCCGTCCCGGCCGCGCCCGTCGCCGCCGTCGTCCGGAACAAGGAGAAGGCCGCCGACCTCGCGGAGCGCGGCGTCGAGCTGCGGATCGCGGACTACGACCGGCCGGAGACCCTGGCGGAGGCCTTCGAGGCCGGCGACCGGGTGCTCCTCGTCTCGGGCAGCGAGGTCGGGCGGCGCGTCCCCCAGCACGCCGCCGTGCTCGGCGCGGCGAAGGCGGCGGGCGTCGCCCAGCTCGCGTACACGAGCATCCTCGGCGGCCCGGAGGCCGACTTCGACCTGGCCGCCGAGCACCAGGAGACCGAGCGGCTGATCCTCGCCTCCGGCCTGCCGTACACCTTCCTCCGCAACGGCTGGTACAGCGAGAACTACACCGCGAACCTCGCCCCCGTCCTGGCCCACGGCGCCGTCGTCGCCAACGCCGGCGAGGGCCGGATCGCCTCCGCCACCCGCGCGGACTTCGCCGCCGCCGCGGCCGCCGTCCTGACCGGCCCGGCCGAGGAGCACCTGAACCGGGCGTACGAGCTGAGCGGCGACACCGCCTGGTCGCTCGCCGAGTACGCGGCCGAGGTCGCCGCCCGGTCCGGCCGGGAGGTCACGTACAGCAACGTCCCCGCCGAGACGCACCTCGCGATCCTCACCGGCGCCGGGGTCCCGGAGCCCTTCGCCGCGATCCTGGTCGACGTCGACCGGGCCGTCGAGCGCGGTGCGCTCGCCCTGCGGACCGGCGACCTGGCCCGTCTGATCGGCCGCCCGACCACCCCGATCGCCGTGACGATCAAGGAAGCGCTGAACGCCTCCTGA
- a CDS encoding 2-oxoacid:ferredoxin oxidoreductase subunit beta, which produces MPEPTETLLSLVPKAEAQQSMKDFKSDQEVRWCPGCGDYAVLAAVQGFMPELGLAKENIVFVSGIGCSSRFPYYMNTYGMHSIHGRAPAIATGLATSRRDLSVWVVTGDGDALSIGGNHLIHALRRNVNLKILLFNNRIYGLTKGQYSPTSEVGKITKSTPMGSLDAPFNPVSLALGAEASFVARTVDSDRKHLTEVLRQAADHNGTALVEIYQNCNIFNDGAFEVLKDKDQAKEAVIRLEHGQPIRFGAELDKGVVRDPATGDLRVVTVTPENESRILVHDAHAASPTTAFAISRLADPDTLHQTPIGVFRSVDRPVYDTLMSEQLDAAVEQHGKGDLSRLLTGNDTWTVAG; this is translated from the coding sequence ATGCCTGAGCCCACGGAGACGCTGCTGAGCCTGGTGCCCAAGGCCGAGGCCCAGCAGTCCATGAAGGACTTCAAGTCCGACCAGGAGGTGCGGTGGTGCCCCGGCTGCGGTGATTACGCGGTCCTCGCCGCCGTCCAGGGCTTCATGCCCGAACTCGGCCTGGCGAAGGAGAACATCGTCTTCGTCTCCGGGATCGGCTGCTCCTCCCGCTTCCCGTACTACATGAACACCTACGGGATGCACTCCATCCACGGCCGCGCCCCGGCCATCGCCACCGGCCTGGCCACCTCCCGCCGCGACCTGTCCGTCTGGGTCGTCACCGGCGACGGCGACGCCCTGTCCATCGGCGGCAACCACCTCATCCACGCCCTCCGCCGCAACGTCAACCTGAAGATCCTGCTCTTCAACAACCGGATCTACGGGCTGACCAAGGGCCAGTACAGCCCCACCTCCGAGGTCGGCAAGATCACCAAGTCGACCCCGATGGGCTCGCTCGACGCACCCTTCAACCCGGTGTCCCTCGCACTCGGCGCGGAGGCCTCCTTCGTGGCCCGCACGGTCGACTCCGACCGCAAACACCTCACCGAGGTCCTGCGCCAGGCCGCCGACCACAACGGCACGGCCCTCGTCGAGATCTACCAGAACTGCAACATCTTCAACGACGGCGCCTTCGAGGTCCTCAAGGACAAGGACCAGGCCAAGGAGGCCGTCATCCGCCTGGAGCACGGGCAGCCGATCCGCTTCGGCGCCGAGCTCGACAAGGGCGTCGTCCGCGACCCGGCCACCGGCGACCTCCGGGTCGTCACGGTCACCCCCGAGAACGAGTCGCGGATCCTGGTCCACGACGCCCACGCGGCCAGCCCCACCACCGCCTTCGCGATCTCGCGGCTCGCGGACCCGGACACCCTCCACCAGACGCCCATCGGGGTGTTCAGGTCGGTGGACCGCCCGGTCTACGACACGCTGATGTCGGAGCAGCTGGACGCGGCCGTGGAACAGCACGGCAAGGGCGACCTGAGCCGGCTCCTCACCGGCAACGACACCTGGACGGTGGCGGGGTAG
- a CDS encoding NADPH-dependent F420 reductase, with protein MRIAVLGTGEVGRRLAGKLVSLGHEVTLGSRTASNAEAVKWAAEHGGGHGTFADAAGPAELVVNATGGLVSLAVLEAAGAENLRGKVLVDVSNALDFSEGFPPKVGMPDGGSVAEQLQKAFPETRVVKTLNTMNNTVMVEPSRVPGPHDVFLSGDDEDAKAVVAELLRSFGWPADRIRDLGDLTSARAAEQLVQLWLRLYGTLGTGDFNFSVSVAGS; from the coding sequence ATGAGGATTGCCGTACTGGGAACGGGCGAGGTCGGTCGCCGGCTCGCCGGCAAGCTCGTCTCGCTCGGGCACGAGGTCACCCTCGGCTCCCGCACCGCGTCCAACGCCGAGGCCGTGAAGTGGGCCGCAGAGCACGGCGGCGGGCACGGCACCTTCGCCGACGCGGCGGGCCCCGCCGAGCTGGTGGTGAACGCGACGGGCGGGCTCGTCTCCCTCGCCGTCCTGGAGGCCGCGGGAGCGGAGAACCTCCGCGGCAAGGTCCTCGTCGACGTGTCCAATGCCCTCGACTTCTCGGAGGGCTTCCCGCCCAAGGTCGGCATGCCCGACGGCGGCAGCGTCGCCGAGCAGCTCCAGAAGGCCTTCCCGGAGACCCGCGTCGTCAAGACGCTCAACACCATGAACAACACGGTGATGGTCGAGCCGAGCCGGGTACCGGGCCCCCACGACGTCTTCCTCAGCGGCGACGACGAGGACGCGAAGGCCGTGGTCGCGGAGCTGCTCCGCTCCTTCGGCTGGCCCGCCGACCGGATCCGGGACCTCGGCGACCTGACGAGCGCCAGGGCCGCCGAGCAGCTCGTGCAGCTGTGGCTGCGCCTCTACGGGACGCTCGGCACCGGCGACTTCAACTTCTCGGTCTCGGTGGCGGGTTCCTGA
- a CDS encoding winged helix-turn-helix transcriptional regulator, which translates to MGVSEEPKSLLADVGGAMCPARLVLEHVTSRWAVLILIALRERAYRFSELRRRVGGVSEKMLTQTLQTLERDGFVHRDAKPVIPPRVDYSLTAMGEEAARQVWELARWTDRRVPEVEEARARYDEARRESATGSSQ; encoded by the coding sequence ATGGGAGTAAGTGAGGAACCGAAGAGCCTGCTGGCGGACGTCGGCGGAGCGATGTGCCCGGCCCGGCTCGTCCTGGAACACGTCACCAGCCGCTGGGCCGTGCTGATCCTCATCGCGCTGCGCGAGCGCGCGTACCGCTTCAGCGAGCTGCGCCGCCGGGTCGGCGGGGTGAGCGAGAAGATGCTCACGCAGACGCTCCAGACCCTGGAGCGCGACGGCTTCGTCCACCGCGACGCCAAGCCCGTCATCCCGCCCCGCGTCGACTACAGCCTCACCGCCATGGGCGAGGAGGCCGCCCGCCAGGTCTGGGAGCTCGCCCGCTGGACCGACCGGCGGGTCCCGGAGGTCGAGGAGGCCCGCGCGCGGTACGACGAGGCCCGTCGCGAGAGCGCTACCGGTTCGTCTCAATGA
- a CDS encoding winged helix-turn-helix transcriptional regulator, which produces MDDSAIKAPSHCAASYGSDGDPDPFQWDTREDCEVRQILDRVADKWSLLVIALLDRRVLRFTELKREIDGVSQRMLTVTLRQLERDGLVKRTVHPVVPPRVEYELTPLGGTLHTTIRSLVTWTEQHQNEIAAAREEYDAKESALV; this is translated from the coding sequence ATGGATGACAGCGCCATCAAGGCACCGAGCCACTGCGCGGCGAGCTACGGGAGCGACGGGGACCCCGATCCCTTCCAGTGGGACACCCGCGAGGACTGCGAGGTCCGCCAGATCCTCGACCGCGTCGCCGACAAGTGGTCCCTCCTCGTCATCGCCCTCCTCGACCGCCGCGTCCTGCGCTTCACCGAGCTCAAGCGCGAGATCGACGGCGTCAGCCAGCGCATGCTGACCGTGACCCTGCGCCAGCTGGAGCGCGACGGCCTGGTGAAGCGCACCGTCCACCCCGTGGTGCCGCCCCGCGTCGAGTACGAGCTCACGCCCCTGGGCGGCACCCTGCACACGACGATCCGCTCCCTCGTGACCTGGACCGAGCAGCACCAGAACGAGATCGCGGCGGCGCGCGAGGAGTACGACGCGAAGGAGTCGGCCCTCGTCTGA
- a CDS encoding DUF6401 family natural product biosynthesis protein, translating to MSDSPRCPLTDLAVAYLPRLADVTAEPGLAAAVDQHAAAVCDTLVPAQRGPEGRTVGREELSDYVRGFTHGLSEAEWAEPAGHDFVTLRLTAVCWLIREHDLLDA from the coding sequence ATGAGCGATTCGCCCCGCTGTCCGTTGACCGACCTCGCCGTCGCGTACCTGCCGCGGCTCGCGGATGTCACCGCCGAGCCGGGCCTCGCGGCCGCCGTCGACCAGCACGCCGCCGCGGTGTGCGACACGCTCGTCCCGGCCCAGCGGGGGCCGGAGGGCCGGACCGTAGGGCGGGAGGAGCTCTCCGACTACGTGCGCGGCTTCACCCACGGGCTCTCCGAGGCCGAGTGGGCCGAGCCCGCGGGCCACGACTTCGTGACCCTGCGGCTGACGGCGGTCTGCTGGCTGATTCGGGAGCACGACCTGCTGGACGCGTGA
- a CDS encoding bifunctional serine/threonine-protein kinase/ABC transporter substrate-binding protein, which translates to MEPLRRADPSSIAGHRLLGRLGAGGMGVVYLARSGGGSLAALKLIRAEHAADPGFRERFRREARAAERITGRWVVRVLGSDPEAREPWLATEYVPGPSLSEAVGLHGALPEPTVRALGARLASALADMHGAGLVHRDVKPANVLLALDGPRLIDFGIARSTGATALTATDAMIGTPGFLAPEQARAAGAGEVGPASDVFSLGCVLAYALTGTRPFGTGGVAAVVYRTVHEEPDLAGVPGTLLPLVTACLAKDPADRPTAAEAGAALGEAEGPAGDWLPPGLPALIAQRSSRVLDLPVPEPTMLVPDAPPKGVSRRGLLAGGAAAVVGAGGLAAWLLSRPPAGTGTGTGTGTGGPLPAYTIGVLTDLSGPTAPAGRAQERGARVAVETFNARRDRPFDLVLRTVDDGGDAARAKAAARTLLKDENLVAVLGPTTVPSVLSAVVEFLERSVPLVSVVASVPTGTTVKGQTLKRTYFEPRAAPDSMIVPFARYLSEHGCVRTALVEDRAGGRYTWFAARSMKSTPPSMAKGGVATSYPVEQDSEDFASAVRAALAADPQGVMYLGTSPRRAALCARALRDQGYEGYRGSVEHVLRPEFLKLAGPAAEGWFIGTGFADPDGFPAAKEFTAAYRSRWGLARTAPVEPYATEAYDVVNWAAQALGTAVRNHSESESSGVSNDLRTTQYRGLVKTYSSGSRESVAASLVGLFLWQVKGGVPRFLGEFDKAAVADT; encoded by the coding sequence GTGGAACCACTGCGCAGGGCCGACCCCTCCTCGATCGCGGGCCACCGGCTCCTCGGCCGCCTCGGCGCCGGTGGCATGGGCGTCGTCTACCTCGCCCGCTCCGGCGGCGGGTCGCTCGCCGCGCTCAAGCTCATCCGGGCCGAGCACGCCGCCGACCCCGGCTTCCGCGAGCGGTTCCGGCGCGAGGCCAGGGCCGCCGAGCGGATCACCGGCCGCTGGGTCGTCCGGGTCCTCGGCTCGGACCCGGAGGCCAGGGAGCCGTGGCTCGCCACCGAGTACGTGCCCGGGCCCTCCCTCTCCGAGGCCGTCGGCCTGCACGGCGCCCTGCCGGAGCCGACCGTCCGCGCCCTCGGCGCCCGGCTCGCGTCCGCGCTCGCCGACATGCACGGGGCCGGGCTCGTCCACCGGGACGTCAAACCGGCCAACGTCCTCCTCGCCCTCGACGGGCCGCGCCTCATCGACTTCGGCATCGCCCGCTCCACCGGGGCGACCGCGCTGACCGCCACGGACGCGATGATCGGCACCCCCGGCTTCCTCGCCCCCGAGCAGGCCAGGGCCGCCGGGGCCGGTGAGGTCGGCCCGGCCAGCGACGTCTTCTCGCTCGGCTGCGTCCTCGCGTACGCCCTGACGGGGACGCGCCCCTTCGGCACGGGCGGGGTGGCGGCCGTCGTCTACCGCACCGTCCACGAGGAGCCGGACCTCGCCGGCGTCCCCGGCACGCTGCTGCCCCTGGTCACCGCCTGCCTGGCGAAGGACCCGGCGGACCGCCCCACGGCGGCCGAGGCCGGCGCCGCGCTGGGGGAGGCCGAAGGGCCGGCGGGGGACTGGCTGCCGCCCGGCCTGCCCGCGCTGATCGCCCAGCGCTCCTCGCGGGTCCTGGACCTGCCGGTCCCCGAGCCGACGATGCTCGTGCCCGACGCGCCTCCGAAAGGCGTGTCACGGCGCGGCCTCCTGGCGGGCGGCGCGGCGGCCGTCGTCGGCGCGGGCGGCCTGGCCGCCTGGCTGCTGAGCCGCCCGCCGGCGGGCACGGGTACGGGCACCGGGACGGGCACCGGCGGCCCGCTTCCGGCCTACACGATCGGCGTGCTCACCGACCTGAGCGGCCCCACCGCACCGGCCGGCAGGGCGCAGGAGCGCGGCGCCCGGGTGGCCGTGGAGACCTTCAACGCCCGCCGGGACCGCCCCTTCGACCTGGTCCTGCGCACCGTGGACGACGGCGGGGACGCGGCCCGCGCCAAGGCGGCCGCCCGGACCCTGCTCAAGGACGAGAACCTGGTCGCCGTCCTCGGCCCGACGACCGTCCCGAGCGTCCTCTCCGCGGTGGTCGAGTTCCTCGAACGTTCCGTCCCCCTGGTGAGCGTCGTCGCCTCGGTGCCGACCGGCACCACCGTGAAGGGCCAGACCCTCAAACGCACCTACTTCGAGCCCCGCGCCGCTCCCGACTCGATGATCGTGCCCTTCGCGCGCTACCTCTCCGAGCACGGCTGCGTCCGGACCGCCCTCGTCGAGGACCGGGCCGGCGGCCGGTACACCTGGTTCGCGGCCAGGAGCATGAAGTCCACCCCGCCGTCGATGGCCAAGGGCGGGGTGGCGACCTCGTACCCGGTCGAGCAGGACAGCGAGGACTTCGCCTCCGCCGTTCGGGCGGCCCTCGCGGCCGACCCGCAGGGCGTGATGTATCTGGGCACCTCGCCGCGCCGGGCCGCGCTCTGCGCCAGGGCCCTGCGCGACCAGGGGTACGAGGGCTACCGCGGGAGCGTCGAGCACGTGCTCCGGCCGGAGTTCCTGAAGCTCGCGGGCCCGGCGGCCGAGGGCTGGTTCATCGGTACGGGCTTCGCCGACCCCGACGGTTTCCCGGCGGCGAAGGAGTTCACCGCCGCGTACCGCTCGCGCTGGGGGCTGGCCCGTACGGCCCCCGTCGAGCCGTACGCCACGGAGGCGTACGACGTGGTCAACTGGGCGGCCCAGGCGCTGGGGACGGCCGTCCGGAACCACTCCGAGTCGGAGTCGTCCGGGGTGTCGAACGACCTGCGGACGACGCAGTACCGAGGGCTCGTCAAGACGTACTCGTCGGGGAGCAGGGAGAGTGTCGCCGCGAGTCTCGTCGGGCTCTTCCTGTGGCAGGTGAAGGGCGGAGTGCCGCGGTTCCTGGGGGAGTTCGACAAGGCGGCGGTCGCGGATACGTGA